GTTCGAAATCTCCTGGATGTCCTGTTGGGTATTTTTCAGCAACGAGATACTTTTGCGTATAATCGCCTTAAACACAAGTTCCTGTACCGTATATCCGCAAATGCTCTTGGACACCGCAGAAAGATATTTCGGAGACAAACAGAGTTTATCCGCGTAAAATTCCACTCCCCGCTCCTGCATATAATATTTCTCGATCAACTGAATCAAACGGATAAAGACTTCATTCTTCCGTCCGCCTATTTCCTCTCCGTCATTGACCAATTTGCGGTTGTAAATAGAACAAATCCTGTAGGTTAATGCAAGCAGGAGTAATTTCTGCTCATAAAGTTTAAACGAATTGTTTTCTATCTGCAAAGCGCTGTCCAATAAGGACATATATTTTGTAATCTCCTCTTCCTCACCGGTGGCCCAAACACAACAAGGTTCTTCGGGAGTAATCCGTGAGTACATATACATGGTCACCACCGCATTGCCCATAATATCCCGTATAGGCTCTATCTGATAAATCAGGATCTGCACTTCCATATCTTCCGATTCCTGAAGCACAAGAAACTCGCCTTCCTCGGGAATAAACAGACTCTCACCCGCTTTAGCGGAATGAATTTTCTGATTAAGAGAGAACTGGAAGTTGCCCCGATGACATATTATCACACCCAGTCCCTTCATCCGGAAAAGGCTTTTCAGAGAAGAGGGGAAGGTTATAAATATACCTTGCGAACTACATATATTTTTTCCGCTCAACAAATCACGGTCAAATTGTAATAAACGGTCTTGTTGGGTATCCATCATGCAAACATATTAACAAATCATTATCTAAAACGACGCTAAGTTACTAATTTTCGTTTAGGATAAGGAACAACAAGCACAAATATCATACAAATTAACCCGCCATACAACGTCCAGCCCGCCATTTCCTTGAGAGCCGAGAGCGTAGCTTGTACCTGAATCCGCCCCTTGGTAGATATAGCAGCCATATTGCGGGCTTCCGTTTCGCTTTTTCCCTGATATTTCATCCCTTGCACCGTACCGAGGAAGGAAGCGGAAGCATCAGGATTCAGCAAGTCGACATTCTGCGCATAACGGGTGACATAATGTTGCTGCCGCTCCTGCAGCACATTCGAGTAAATTGCTCCCCCGATGCCGGGCCCCAGCACCATACGCACGGTAAGCATGATACAAATCCAGGTGGAAAGGTATTTGAAAGGCATACGCTGATTGGCATAAGCCGCTGTCAGAGCATACAAAATCATCATGCCAGTGGCACGAATAATCACTGCATACTTCAAGCGTTCATACATACCGGCTGTCTGTACTTCAAAATACATGAATACTGCCGACAGGGACAGGAAGAAAAATCCAAGGGCAAAAAGATACTTAAAGTGTAGCCCTTTACTTCCCAATGCCATGGCAATCACAGCACCAATAGCATAGCCTGCCATACACCAGTTGCCCAATGCAGCATTCTGCAAATTGTCAAGATGCATCCCAACGCCTGCAAATACGTTGACGAACATGGCACTGGAATTGATAATCATCAGTAGCAGGTAAAGCAAAGCTCCCATACGGATTGTGCGCAGTTTGAACGCATCCAGCAAAACATAAGGCGACCGGCGCGTGGCATCCATATAGAGAAAAATTCCTGCAAAGAGGATACTGGCAGCAGTTGCCCAACGAATGGATTCGTCATCGTACCAATCGAGCACTTTGCCGTAAACCAGCACATAAGTGAGGCACGTCAGCGAGATACAAAAAGCGGTGGCATTGCCGAACTTGCGGAAATTAATGGGAAAGCGGCCCGGAAATTTGTAATTGGGCATAGTGATCAATATGATTAGGATAGAAACCAGCAGAATCCCCATCATAAAGTAATACACGTATTTCCACTCATATTCAAAGGACAGCCAGGCGGTAAGCGCCGTGCCCGACTGTCCCAGAATCATAAAAAACAGATAAACCGCCGGCTGGCTTACACATCTCTCGATGTCCAGCTTATTCCACCCGGCAGCGTCTTTCGGCTCAAGGCCGGGAGTGATATTGCGGGTAGCTTCCATACCACCGGCATACCAGATAAGAGTAAACAGATTGACCATCATCAATACCATGCGCAGAAAACCTGTCAGCAGGCTGCAAAGCGCCAAAAGGAAAACGCTGTCGGTCTTGGCACAAATATAACTGAATATATACATCAACGCAAATCCGGCAATACACATCATCTTCTCCCGGCGCACACACACCAGTTCGTACAAGAACGGAGCAAAAGCCGCCATGCCGACAGAAGTTACAAAGTTGGCAAACTGGATATGTTCGGAGATGATGCCAAGTCCGCTCATCATCTCGGTGCTGTTCACCGAATAAACCCCGCCCACCGTAAGAATCGGCAGGAAGAAGAATAACAGGATGATAATACCCAGCGGTTTGGGCATCCAGTTATAAAAAGGATAATTTTTAGGATATGAGGGCATTGGGTCAGTAATAAGAGTCAGTAATAAGTTTGAGGCAGGTGGCAATGGATAGCTAGAGCTTGGCTTTAACCACCACCATCATACCGGCCACAAGCCGTTCGTTATCTTCTTCGGGCAAACCGGTAAAATCAATACGGACAGGAATACGCTGTTGTATCTTCACAAAATTTCCCGCCGAGTTATCTGTCGGTACCAACGAATATTTGGAACCCGTAGCCCCCGAAATAGAGGTCACTCTTCCCGTAAACTCTTTATCGCCAATAGCGTCTACCGTGACGGATACTTCCTGCCCGACATGCAGATTCTCGATTTGCGTCTCCTTATAATTAGCCACAATCCATTTTTGAGTATTGGGAAGAATATAGGTAACCGTCTGTCCTGCCGAGATAAATTGTCCTTCTTCGAGCGAACGGCGACCGAGCTTACCGTCACAGGGAGCCACTACAACCGTATAGGAAAGATTCAGGCGCGCCATTTCGAGTGCCGCCGTTGCCCGTTGAATAGCAGCTTCGGAACTCACACGGCGATAAGAAACCTCATCCACGCCGGAGAGTGCCGCCTTTTTCTGCCTTTGCACGGCTTCCAGTTTCTTGCGTGTAGCCTCATAATCCGTGACTATCTGTTCAAGCTGAATAGGAGTGGCGGCATTCCGTTTCACCAGATTCTCATATCGTTTCCGGTCTTTCTCCAGTTTAGCCAGACGTACTTCAATCTCGGCAATAGAGGCGTCATAGACGGATGCGGTGGTCTGCGTGGTGTTCAGTGTGGCATTAATAACCGTGGCACCGGCTTGCGCATCTTTCAGTGCAGCTTCGGCTTCCATTACCCGGATTTTATACTCACGGTCGTCGAGCACCATTAAAGTATCCCCTTTATGCACTTCCTGATGTTCGGTAAAGTAAATCTTATCAATATATCCCGATGCACGCAAGTTGATAGGCGATACATATTGCTCTATCTGCGCGTCGTTACTGGTTTCTGTCTGGCTATAATTCAGAAAAAGACAAACCACTTCGATTACTCCCCAGACAATAATAGCCACTCCCAAAAGGCTGACTGCGATCTGCCAACGGCGAAGTTTTTTCATCTTCTTCGCTTTCTCCTGGTGAGCTGCGGAAGGAATATTGTTTTCCATTGTTTCCATATTATATAATTCGATTGTTAGTTGCGTGTTATTTGACGATTGATTCTATCTGCCCGGTCAGTTTGAGCAACATCAGGTTGGTGACCCGGTAGTTATAATGCGCGCTGATATAGTTGTTCTGCGCTTCGCTCATCTGCATTTCATCTTGCAGCACTTCGGTCATTGAAGCGATCCCTTCCCGATAGCGGTCGGACGTGACGGCATATACCTCTTCAGCCAGTAAATAGTTGGCTTTCTGCTTCTTAAAGTTACGCTGGTTATTCATCAGGTCGTTTACCGCATTCAGATATTGCGTTTGCAGGTTCTTCCGGGCATCTTCCCACGCCAGTTTGCTATTCTCAATGTCAATCATCGCTTTCCTTATTTTATAGGTCTTATCCAGTCCGTCGAAAATTGGAACACGCAAGGTCAGCCCCAGCCCGTAGGAGCGAAACCAGTGGTTGGACGGGCCGGAGTGAAACCAATGGTAGCCTTTATCAGTATAGGCGGCATATCTCCAACTGCCCGTCAGGCTAAGAGAAGGGATATATCCGTTGCTGACCATCCGCTTTTGCCGTTCCGCCAATTCTATCTGCGACTGTGTAAGTTGCAGTTCGTAGAGATTTTCCGACAATCCGGTCAGGGCCACCGTAGTAATACTGTCGGTATTCACCGGTGTCAGTGCAAATTCCTTTTCGGCAGGATAATCCATTATATACTTCAGCATATTGAGTTGCTGCTTCATCATTGCCTGCGCATTGTCATATTGCACCTTCAGGTTTTCGAGATTGATATTTACCCTTTTCAAATCCACTTCCATAGACATTCCGTTATCAAAGAAAGCCTGGGTAATATCCCTCAACTCTTCCAAGCGGATGATATTCGCCTTTATCAACATAATCTGTTCGGCTGTGACTTGTCCGAGATAGTACATCTTGCTGATTTGAAGAATAATATCCTCTCTTGCCTTACCATAAGACAAGCGGCTGATTTCTTCCATGATTTTGGCAATGGACATGGAAGTATAAAGAGTCTGGTTGAAAAGCGGCATTTGCATTTCCAGTCCCGCATTAGCGGAATGTTGCAACGTCCGGGTTATATTATAGGGAACACCATAAGAGGAGCCGTCCGTTACAGATACCGGCGGATCAAAATTATTGTTGTAACCGGCGGCGGCACTAATCTGAGGCAACAACCTCGCCCGGTTCTCAGACACGCCATATTTGCTTTTCTGTATTTCTTTGCGTTTGCTTTCCAACGACAGGTTGTTATCTATACCTATCCGAAGGCAGTCTTCCAATGTCAGGGTTTCTACTTCTTGTGTTCTTCCATTTACGAAGAAGAAACCTAAAAAGGTAAAAATGAACAGTAGTCTTTTCATAATAGATGTTCTATAATTGGCTACAAATTTAGCGGGTTACGGCATATGAAGGCTACCCATAATCCGACTCTTTATATTCATATTTTCCTTTTTCAATGAAGGGCGATTCAAAGGCGATTAGTTTCAAAATTGTTTCTCCGGATGAAACATTTAGTTTCTCGGTGTGGAACAGTTGGTTTCTCGGTGTGGAACGAATCGTTTCTCGGTGTGGAACACTTAGTTTCAAATAGGGTTGAAACTTTTTTGTCCCCGAACATACTATGTACGCTATAACACAAAGCAGAACAAGCGCTTTGATAGACAAAAAATAGTGCTTAGTCGATTTTATTTTTATCTGTCCCGTTATCTGCTTAGCTTTGAGTGATTAAAACAAATAAAAGTAAGAGAGATGAATAAGAAAATAAAACTGATAGGGCTTGCAGTCTGCCTGACATGTTGCGCAGGCTTAGCCAATGCACAAGAAGCCAACGATTCGCAAGAAAGGCATCAGCAGGAGAAGCGACTGCCGCGGGAAGTTCCGAATCCGGAAAAGATAGCGACACAAATGACCAGGCAGATGAAAGAATCGTTGCAACTGACTGATAAACAATATAAGAAGATATACAAGCTGAATCTGAAAGAACAAAAAGAGTTTTTCAAGTCCATGCAAAATTCCGGTGAACGACGCCCGCCAATGGGCGGACCCGGCATGCGGGGCGGACGTCCGCCGATGGGTGGCGGTGGCGAGCCACCGATGATGGGTGAAGGCGGTTTCCCCGGAAGAGCGGGTGGCGGTGCGATGATGAACAGGGAAAGCAGTTTTGCCGATTCACAAAAGAAAGCGGCAGAAGCCAAAGAGAAGAAAATAAAGAAGATTCTGAGTCCGGAGCAATATGAGAAATGGCAAACGGAACAAGCTACCGCCCGTAAAAAAGCTTCTCAAAGAAGAGCCCCTAAAGACGGTCATTCCAGTGTCAGCCCGGTCTTTGACGAAAAGAAACAATAGATATAAATACTTTAGCATGTTTCAATAACAACACAACAGCGTTTGTTTTTCATAATTTTTTAGTGAATGCAAAGCGGCTCTCTTCGTGAGGAAGAGAGCCGTCCTTATTTTATAAGACTATCTTATACTATTAAGACTACCTTATATATATAAGGTATAATCCACTTATTCCACTTTGGGCTTCTTAGCTATCTTGCGCCGTCCCATCCATAACAAAACCATGACTCCAATGAGCAACAAAGCCAATGCCGCATAAGCAATACTTTCGGTGACATGAATGCTCTGCGGGTCGAACCACATTTCAATGGTATGTTCTCCGGCCGGTACGTTCATCGCACGCAAGATATAGTCAGCACGGGCAATGTCTGCCGGCTGCCCGTCAATAGTCGCCTGCCATCCCGGATAGTATATTTCAGAGAATACCACAACTCCGTCTTTAGGTGAAGAGGTCTTATAAATCAAGCGGTTCGGTTCGTAGCTAACCAAGCGGATAGTGGATAAGGAGTCCTTATATCCTTCTGCCACACCTTTCAGTTGATCCTTGAATTTCGCGTCTACCACAGCAGTCTCTGTCGGAAGAATATCATGCAAAGCATCAATTTCCTCGTTTGCATTGTTCACGTATTGCACTTTATCCACAAACCAGGCATTGCCGTAAGCATACGGATTTTGAACAGGGACAGGTTGTCCTTGTTCTCCGGCAGGGAAGATAAAGTATTTCGTGTTCAGCATATTCAGCACACGGAATTTGGAAGCATCTACACTGTCCATCTCACCGCCGGCAGTAGCCACAGCCTGATAAGTGGCCTGCATTTCAGGGGCGATATGATGGTCGATCATTTCCTGATAGCGACGCAGTTTGGCGGCATGGTAACCACCGACACTCTTATGCCAGTATGCCGTATTATTCTCATTAAACGTATTATTGGGGAAGCCTACGAAGTTCAACACACGGTAATCCAACGTAGTATCCTGAAGGATGATTTCATCCGCCTTTGTTTTAACAAATGCTTCCGCCTGTTTGGACTTCGGAACAAATTGTTCG
The DNA window shown above is from Bacteroides faecium and carries:
- a CDS encoding MFS transporter codes for the protein MPSYPKNYPFYNWMPKPLGIIILLFFFLPILTVGGVYSVNSTEMMSGLGIISEHIQFANFVTSVGMAAFAPFLYELVCVRREKMMCIAGFALMYIFSYICAKTDSVFLLALCSLLTGFLRMVLMMVNLFTLIWYAGGMEATRNITPGLEPKDAAGWNKLDIERCVSQPAVYLFFMILGQSGTALTAWLSFEYEWKYVYYFMMGILLVSILIILITMPNYKFPGRFPINFRKFGNATAFCISLTCLTYVLVYGKVLDWYDDESIRWATAASILFAGIFLYMDATRRSPYVLLDAFKLRTIRMGALLYLLLMIINSSAMFVNVFAGVGMHLDNLQNAALGNWCMAGYAIGAVIAMALGSKGLHFKYLFALGFFFLSLSAVFMYFEVQTAGMYERLKYAVIIRATGMMILYALTAAYANQRMPFKYLSTWICIMLTVRMVLGPGIGGAIYSNVLQERQQHYVTRYAQNVDLLNPDASASFLGTVQGMKYQGKSETEARNMAAISTKGRIQVQATLSALKEMAGWTLYGGLICMIFVLVVPYPKRKLVT
- a CDS encoding helix-turn-helix domain-containing protein, with translation MDTQQDRLLQFDRDLLSGKNICSSQGIFITFPSSLKSLFRMKGLGVIICHRGNFQFSLNQKIHSAKAGESLFIPEEGEFLVLQESEDMEVQILIYQIEPIRDIMGNAVVTMYMYSRITPEEPCCVWATGEEEEITKYMSLLDSALQIENNSFKLYEQKLLLLALTYRICSIYNRKLVNDGEEIGGRKNEVFIRLIQLIEKYYMQERGVEFYADKLCLSPKYLSAVSKSICGYTVQELVFKAIIRKSISLLKNTQQDIQEISNAFGFPNASYFGTFFKKQMGMSPQQYRKNL
- a CDS encoding TolC family protein, whose product is MKRLLFIFTFLGFFFVNGRTQEVETLTLEDCLRIGIDNNLSLESKRKEIQKSKYGVSENRARLLPQISAAAGYNNNFDPPVSVTDGSSYGVPYNITRTLQHSANAGLEMQMPLFNQTLYTSMSIAKIMEEISRLSYGKAREDIILQISKMYYLGQVTAEQIMLIKANIIRLEELRDITQAFFDNGMSMEVDLKRVNINLENLKVQYDNAQAMMKQQLNMLKYIMDYPAEKEFALTPVNTDSITTVALTGLSENLYELQLTQSQIELAERQKRMVSNGYIPSLSLTGSWRYAAYTDKGYHWFHSGPSNHWFRSYGLGLTLRVPIFDGLDKTYKIRKAMIDIENSKLAWEDARKNLQTQYLNAVNDLMNNQRNFKKQKANYLLAEEVYAVTSDRYREGIASMTEVLQDEMQMSEAQNNYISAHYNYRVTNLMLLKLTGQIESIVK
- a CDS encoding HlyD family secretion protein, whose translation is METMENNIPSAAHQEKAKKMKKLRRWQIAVSLLGVAIIVWGVIEVVCLFLNYSQTETSNDAQIEQYVSPINLRASGYIDKIYFTEHQEVHKGDTLMVLDDREYKIRVMEAEAALKDAQAGATVINATLNTTQTTASVYDASIAEIEVRLAKLEKDRKRYENLVKRNAATPIQLEQIVTDYEATRKKLEAVQRQKKAALSGVDEVSYRRVSSEAAIQRATAALEMARLNLSYTVVVAPCDGKLGRRSLEEGQFISAGQTVTYILPNTQKWIVANYKETQIENLHVGQEVSVTVDAIGDKEFTGRVTSISGATGSKYSLVPTDNSAGNFVKIQQRIPVRIDFTGLPEEDNERLVAGMMVVVKAKL